The region GGCGAGAGGCGCGGCCGTAAGGCCGCGCTTTTCCTGTGCAATGCCCGGTGCCACTGACCTAGTCCCGTGATCTCGATGAGGTCCCAGAGTAGGTCCCATGGGCAGGGGTTACCCCTGAGGCCGTGGACGCCGGTCGGTTAAGCCGCAATGCTCGGCCGGCAGGCGTCGTGACGTGTCGCGACCTCTTTGAGGACAAGGCTAGATCAGCCGAGAGCGGGACTCGTGCCGTGATGGAAGGGCGAAAACCTGTACTTGCTACGGGTAGTCGAGTGCAATATAATCGGACTAGAAACCAGGAGCCTTTAAGGAGGGTGCAGAGTAGACATGAAGAAGTCCGGCCTCTTACTCGTCATCGGCGTCGCCGTCATCGTGCTACTGGCCGTGGTCCTCGCCGTGAAGAAAGCACCGGAGCAATCGACGGTTACTGGGCCCGGGGCCCAGGCGGAACTCCCGGTACTCAAGGTAGGCTCTGACGTTGCGTTTCCACCCTTCGAGTGGCAGGATGAACAAACCGGGGAGTTCAAAGGCTTCGACATAGAGCTCATCCAGGCCATAGCGGAGCAGATGGGCATGAAGGCCGAAATCATCAATACAGCGTGGGACGGCATATTGCCGGGCCTCCTCAACGGCAACTACGACGTCGTCGTCTCGGCCATGACCATCACCGACGAGCGCGCCCAGAGCGTCAACTTCTCGGATCCATACTTCACGGCTGGCCAGGTCATAGTGGTGAGGAAAGACACGGAGGGGATCGATGAACCCTCCGACCTGAAGGGCAAGAAGGTTTCCGTCCAGATCAACACCACGGGCGATTTCGCCGCCTCGAAGATCGAGGGCGTTGCCGAAGTGAAGAGGTTCAACCTCGCACCCGACGCGTTCCTGGAGCTCAAGAACGGCGCGGTGGACGCATGCGTGATGGACATCGCGGTCGCGGCCGACGCCGTCAAGAACGACGATTCTCTGAGGATAGTGGGCGCTCCGTTCACGGTGGAGTACTACGGGATCGCCATGCGTAAAGACAGGGAAGACCTCCTCAAGAATATCAACAAGGCTCTGGCCACACTCAAGAGCACGGGGAAGTACGACGAGATCTACGCGAAGTATTTCGGTGAGTAATCAAGTATGGACAAGCCGGCTACGCCATCGAAAGACCGAAAGAAGGTAGCCGGCTGCCCGACGCGGGTCCGATGTGGGACCGAAATGAAGAGTACGCAAGAGGACCGATCGAAAGACGAAGGGTGATAAGGGATCACGGCGTGACACAGCTGCACGGCACCGTCCGGGTGAAGCAGCGGCTGCGTTACGCCTTGCTTTTTGTGGGCGCTGTGCTGTCAATGACCCGTTGCAACCGCCCATGCCCAGCCGGAAGGCGGCAGGCGCTCCCGACGCCACACAGGTGCGGCAGCGAAAATCGGGAGCAGAAGAGGCATCTGCTGGCTCCTCTAAAGAACCATGTTTGACCGGGCTGACGGTAGAGTATCCCCGGGATGTACAAGTCCGGGACGGGGCACTACTGAAACATTGGGCACCGGCACGCGAGGTCGCCCGAGAGGCAACGCAAGGCACAACAAGCGAGTGGGAGTGGAGAGAGTTGAACGCTGCCTTTTCATTTCTTTCAGGCATACTGCCCGGGTTCAGATGGGACGTGATCGAGAGGTCGCTTCCCTTTCTCCTGCTGGGGGCGTGGATGACCCTGCGCCTCACGACGATCTCCATTGCGATCGGAATCATCATTGGAACCTTCGTAGGCATAGCCAGGATATCCAAGACCAAGCTGGTTTCGTACCTCGCAGCAGTCTACGTGGACTTTCTGCGCGGAACCCCTCTTCTCGTACAGATCTTCATCATTTACATGGGGCTTCCGCAGGTGCTGGGGTTCCCTGTGCCGCCATACGTTGCCGCCGTCTCCGCAATGAGCATCAACAGCGGAGCCTATGTCGCTGAGATAGTGCGCGCGGGGATTCAGTCGATCCACCGCGGGCAGATGGAGGCCGCGAGGGCGCTCGGTATGACCTACGTGCAAGCCATGAGGCACGTGATTCTGCCTCAGGCGTTCAGGCGCATAGTCCCCCCGCTCGGGAACGAGTTCATTGCGCTTCTCAAGGACTCGTCTCTGGTATCCGTGATAGCCATGGAAGAACTTGTAAGAAAAGGCCAGATAGTCATAGGCCGAACTTTCCGGCCGTTCGAGATTTGGATGATGGTGGCGCTCATGTACCTAATGATGACCTTGACCATCTCACGGCTGGTGGCAGTCACTGAAAGGAAGCTCCACGTGCCGGGGTAACTCGTCGCAAGACGAGCCAGCCAGCTAGGGCTTGCGCGCGACGACCGAGGGCGCGGCGGGCTTGTCAGGCGCTGAGCGCTGAGGAGGAGCAAGGCCGGACGGGCTCGGCCGCAGACTCGAGGGACGTGACGCGAAAGGCTACAGAGCAGGATTTCCCTACGCAGGAGGGAATACTATACATGGAAGCCTTACGCTCACGAGCCGGAAAGGAGCTGGTCGAGATGGAGATCACCATCAAAGGCAAGAACATGGAAGTCACAAGAGCTCTCCGGGAGTACGCCGAGAAGAAGGTCGGCAAGATTCAGCGGTTCTTCGAAGGCGATATGGTGGATGCCCAGGTGACCATGGGCATTGAGAAAGGGCTTCACATCGTGGAGGTCACAATGCAGATAAACGGTCTGCTCCTCCGGGGCGAGGAGAAGACAGGTGACATGTACGCGTCAGTGGATGGGGCCGTTGACAAGATCGAAAGGCAGATCCGCAAGTACAAGACCCGCATCAACCGCCGCCTCCGTCAGATAGGGACGCACCTCGTGGAAGAAGCCTTCGTACCCGAAGGGCCTGGGACGGTGGAGGAAGCCGAGGACGAGGCTCGAATCGTCAGGACGAAGCGATTCGCGGTGAAACCCATGTCTGTCCAGGAAGCGGTGATGCAGATGGAGCTTCTAGGGCACGACTTCTACGTGTTCTCCAACGCCGAGACGGAGGAGGTAAACGTGGTCTACAGGCGCAAGGACGGGAACTACGGCCTGATAGAGCCGGAGTTTTGAGTCAGCGTCTCGCCTTCGAGCATGAGTGTTCAACTGGCGCGGCTTTCGCGGGCTTCGCGGGAGCCGCGTGTCACATAGCAATCTTCGGGAGTCGCTTGGAACGCCGCACGTCGGGGAGTGATGCGGTGGGCGCGGTCACGCTGGTCGTGTTCGAGGGAGGAGAACCGAGAAGCGAGGTGGAGGAGCTCGTTGTCGCCGTCAGGAAGGCCGTGGTCCTTGACAACCTCGCGAGGTTCGCGTGCCTGCCAGACCTCTCTGGAATCCTGCTATGCACTACCTATGAAGACCTTGCTTCCGCAGCAGCGCGCACGGGAGACAACATCAAAGTTGAGCTGGTGCCTTCGCGCGGCCGGTTTCATTTCGGGGAGCAGCTGGCCGCGGTCATCAGCAAGCATCGGCTGAAGGCCGTGCTCTATATGGGCGGCGCGTCGGGTTCCCTCCTCCAAGCTGAAGAGGTATCGGAAGTCGTAGGCGCTCTTGCGCGCGCTGAGACGCTAGTTGTGGCCAACAACGTTTTCTCCAGCGACATAGTGGGCTTCACGCCAGCGCACGCTGCGGTGCGCCTCGCCGCTGCGCTGCCGCCCTCCGACAACGCTCTTGCCATGGTGTTGTCGAGCGTGCTGCCGATCACGCGCATGAGTGAGACGGTGGGGACGACGTTTGACGTGGACACGCCGGCAGACGTGGCTGTGCTGAGCTTGCATCCGGCTGCGGGCTCGCACGTCAGGTCGGTCACAGGCGCGCTTGACCTGGAGCCTGCGCGAGGGCGCCTTCTATCGGCGCTTGATGCCCTTGCGACCCCTCTCGCGGAGATCGCCATCATGGGCCGGGTGAACCCCGATGCGGTTTCGTACGTCAATCGCCATCTCCAGTGCAGGACACGGGTGTTCTCGGAAGAACGGGGCATGAAGGCTCTCGGGAGACAACACAGCGGGCAGGTTGTGTCCCTGATCGGGTGCTTGGTCGAGCAGGTAGGGTTCGCCGCTCTCACGAAGGCGCTCGAGAGGGTAGCGACCGCGGCCTTCGTGGATTCCAGGGTCCTTTTCCATCACTTCGGCCTGAGACTCTCGGCGAACGACAGATTCAACTCCGACTTGCTGCGTCCTGGAGATATCGTAAACCATGTGGCACGAGAGTTTACAGGATGTGTTCTCGGCGCAAGGGTTCCGGTGGTGCTGGGAGGCCATTGCCTGGTGTCGGGCGGGTTGCGGGCGCTCGTGGACGCTGCTGTCCGGCGAGGAAGACAAAAAAGTGACCACTCCCCGGGGTCCAGGCAGGATTCCCATCTATGAGGTAGAATAGGTTAGGCGTTGGCATAAAGTTGAAAGCAAGGGAGCCTGTTCTATGGCACCCCAACGAGGGACGCGTCACGAACGCGGCGCTGAAGGCGTTCCGGAGCAGGCGGCCGCTCTCAAGGCGGCTATAAGTCAGATATCGGGTGTGGCATCAGTCAGCGTCAGCAGCGATCCTGAGGGCCGCGTGAGTGCCATCGACGTGCTTGTTGAGAAAGGAGTCCAGTCCCGGCGGATCGTTCGAGACGTGGAGTCTGCATGCGCAGCGCACCTAGGCCGCAGGTTGCCGTCAGAAGCTATCACCATTACCAGGGAGCGCGCCGGGGCCATGTATGGAAGACGTGCGGGCCTCAGACCAGGGCCTGCGGTCGGCCTGGCCTTGGGCGGAGCGGAGACGGGTGTCTGCAGCGCACCCGCGGGACACGGAGACGGCGTCCGGGATGACCGGGTGCCTGGGGCAGACGGTGCAGCTTACGCGGTCGTCGGAGGCGAACTCCCGACAAGCCCGGGCACTGAGGTGTCTGCGGTGAAGAAGTACAGGGTGGTGTCACGGTCCAGTACAGCTGCCGGACGCGCCGAAAGGCCGCCGCGTGGGGGCGGCGAGCGTGAGGGCGGTGAAGATGACGTCCGGCCTGACCCACGCATAGGCGTGAAACGGTTGGGGGTGAACGTGTACCCTGACCGGATACATGCCATGGTCGAGCTGTCATGCGGCTCCAAGACCTTCGTCGGTGAGGAGGACGACCTTCCGAACGAACAGAACAGGTTCAGAGTGCCCGCTGCTGCGGCGCTCAAGGCCCTCGACAAGGCGTTCGGAGGGCTCGTGAGCGTCTCGGTGGACGACATACAGGTATGTCGGCTGTCGGGAAGGAAGACCGCCGTGGTGCTTGCCACCATCGGCTCGCCATGGGGCGATGTGCCTTCTAGCGGTGCGTCTTACGTAACACGAAGTGAAGAGGAGGCGGTCATAAGGGCTCTCCTTCACGCCGTAAACAGGTGCGTGACTCTCACATACGGAGGAGAGGACTCCTACGAGGAAGACGCCGGGTAGCCCCCAATAGTGTCTCCTCGGGACAACGCACACGCGGCGAGAGAACTGAACATCGTCATCAGCCTTGGAACCCCCCGCCGGAGAACCGCCAACAGGCCGCTATCGTGGGTTACCGTAGTAACTCTAGGAGCGGCAAAGCGGCCTGGAACAACGCCTTGAGCGGAGAATAGGTCCCGATCCGAGTTCTCCGGGCCAGATCTAGCCCGGCATTTCACAAATGCGAATGGAGGCTGGAAGGCAGATGAAGAACATCGTGAAGGCGATCCTTGCACTTGTGGCGTTGGTTTTGGCGGGCGGCGGCACGTTCTGGTGGTAAGACGTACCAATTCACCGTGTGGGAGACGGGACTCGCGTCACGTGGGACGTCTGCTCATAGGGCGAAAGCAAGCGTGTATCAGGGGTGGTCATTCCAACTGCTAGATGCTCTGCTTTTCCGTGTTTGCAGTAGCAGATGGAGAAGGTGACCTCCTTTCTGGTACAACCACGACGGAGCTGCCCCCGGTGGGGGTTCCCAATAGGATGTTCTTCGAGGTGGGACACATTTTGCGTCAGGGCGTAGACCGCGCGACCGGTCAGCGGGGTCGCAGCAGCTTGCTCACCATATACATACTCGCTCTTGCAGGTATTGCTGTGATCGTGCTCCTGCTTGTGAGTTCATTCCTGCAAACCCCTTGGTGGCGTACCTTAGTGTTCTTTGGTGCCTTGTCCGTGGTTGCAGAGTGTTTTCCCGTGCCGCTTCCCCGAGGTGGCGCTGTATCAGTGAGCTTTGCGACCAACTTCGCCGCCATCCTCCTGTGCGGACCCGGAGCGGCATGGGTCGCGTCTCTCGACGGTCTGGCGAATGTTGTGCGACGACGAGCCAGCCCGGAGAGAGCCACGTTCAATGTTGCTCAGGTCATAGTGACTGTAGGTGCATCGGGGTTTGCCTACCAGTTTTCAGGCGGTCACATTGGCTTCCCTCAGCTGCCAGACGATGCTATGCCGATGCTGTTCAGTGCACTCACGTACTTCCTAGTGAACGCTTCGCTCGTCACCGGGGTTATCTCGGTTTCAGAAGGGACTCCCTTTCGCGTGACCTGGTCCGGCAACATATCTGGAGTACTAAGGAATTACCTTGCTCTTGCTCCGTTAGGTTTTCTTATCGGTGCAGCGTACCCATACATAGGTATGTTGGGCACGACGCTATTCTTCATCCCTCTTGTTCTCGCCCGCTACTCATTCCAAGAGTACATGAAGATGAAGGAGCTGTACGCCGGCACTGTTCGCGGGCTGGCGGCTGCTCTAGAGGCGAAAGACAAGTACACCCGCGGGCATTCAGACAGGGTGGCCGTTTACTCTGCCGCTATCGCTCGCCAGCTCCACATGG is a window of Bacillota bacterium DNA encoding:
- a CDS encoding HD-GYP domain-containing protein, which encodes MGHILRQGVDRATGQRGRSSLLTIYILALAGIAVIVLLLVSSFLQTPWWRTLVFFGALSVVAECFPVPLPRGGAVSVSFATNFAAILLCGPGAAWVASLDGLANVVRRRASPERATFNVAQVIVTVGASGFAYQFSGGHIGFPQLPDDAMPMLFSALTYFLVNASLVTGVISVSEGTPFRVTWSGNISGVLRNYLALAPLGFLIGAAYPYIGMLGTTLFFIPLVLARYSFQEYMKMKELYAGTVRGLAAALEAKDKYTRGHSDRVAVYSAAIARQLHMGESEVEKVEYTGLLHDIGKIGVPDELLSKSGQLRTDEFQTIQQHPVTGARILSEISFLRDVAATIRCHHERLDGHGYPNGLTERDIPFHARILAVADAYDAMTSDRPYRRGYPPEEAVRRLLAGSGKQFDPEVVRAFVEHLKKQKVVDDAG
- a CDS encoding basic amino acid ABC transporter substrate-binding protein, with product MKKSGLLLVIGVAVIVLLAVVLAVKKAPEQSTVTGPGAQAELPVLKVGSDVAFPPFEWQDEQTGEFKGFDIELIQAIAEQMGMKAEIINTAWDGILPGLLNGNYDVVVSAMTITDERAQSVNFSDPYFTAGQVIVVRKDTEGIDEPSDLKGKKVSVQINTTGDFAASKIEGVAEVKRFNLAPDAFLELKNGAVDACVMDIAVAADAVKNDDSLRIVGAPFTVEYYGIAMRKDREDLLKNINKALATLKSTGKYDEIYAKYFGE
- a CDS encoding amino acid ABC transporter permease — its product is MNAAFSFLSGILPGFRWDVIERSLPFLLLGAWMTLRLTTISIAIGIIIGTFVGIARISKTKLVSYLAAVYVDFLRGTPLLVQIFIIYMGLPQVLGFPVPPYVAAVSAMSINSGAYVAEIVRAGIQSIHRGQMEAARALGMTYVQAMRHVILPQAFRRIVPPLGNEFIALLKDSSLVSVIAMEELVRKGQIVIGRTFRPFEIWMMVALMYLMMTLTISRLVAVTERKLHVPG
- the raiA gene encoding ribosome-associated translation inhibitor RaiA: MEITIKGKNMEVTRALREYAEKKVGKIQRFFEGDMVDAQVTMGIEKGLHIVEVTMQINGLLLRGEEKTGDMYASVDGAVDKIERQIRKYKTRINRRLRQIGTHLVEEAFVPEGPGTVEEAEDEARIVRTKRFAVKPMSVQEAVMQMELLGHDFYVFSNAETEEVNVVYRRKDGNYGLIEPEF